A part of Streptomyces sp. NBC_01497 genomic DNA contains:
- the hutH gene encoding histidine ammonia-lyase, producing the protein MHTVVVGTSGVTAQDVVAVARQGARVELDTGALDALAAARAVVDALAAKPEPVYGVSTGFGALATRHIGQDLRAQLQRNIVRSHAAGMGPRVEREVVRALMFLRLKTLASGHTGVRPEVAQTMADVLNAGITPVVHEFGSLGCSGDLAPLSHCALALMGEGDAEGPDGTLRPAGELLAAHGITPVELREKEGLALLNGTDGMLGMLVLALADLDRLYTCADITAALTLEALLGSKGVLAPELHAIRPHPGQAASAANMLRVLAGSGLTGHFQEDEAPRVQDAYSVRCAPQVAGAGRDTLAYARTVAERELAAAVDNPVVIWGEPGTESGGGRVESNGNFHGAPVAYVLDFLAIAAADLGSIAERRTDRLLDKNRSHGLPAFLADDPGVDSGLMIAQYTQAALVSEMKRLANPASVDSIPSSAMQEDHVSMGWSAARKLRTTVDNLTRIVAVELYAATRALELRTGPATGLTAAPASRAAIDALRAAGSQGAGPDRFLAPDLAAADAFVRSGALVSAVEPHTGPLV; encoded by the coding sequence ATGCATACCGTCGTGGTGGGAACGTCCGGGGTCACCGCGCAGGACGTCGTCGCGGTCGCCCGCCAAGGCGCGCGCGTGGAACTCGACACCGGCGCCCTCGACGCACTCGCCGCAGCCCGTGCCGTCGTGGACGCCCTGGCCGCGAAGCCCGAGCCCGTGTACGGCGTCTCGACCGGGTTCGGCGCGCTCGCCACCCGCCACATCGGCCAGGACCTCCGCGCCCAGCTCCAGCGCAACATCGTGCGCAGCCACGCCGCGGGCATGGGCCCCCGGGTGGAGCGCGAGGTCGTGCGCGCCCTGATGTTCCTGCGGCTGAAGACCCTCGCCTCAGGTCACACCGGCGTACGCCCCGAGGTCGCGCAGACCATGGCCGACGTGCTGAACGCGGGCATCACGCCCGTCGTCCACGAGTTCGGCTCCCTCGGCTGCTCGGGCGACCTCGCACCGCTGTCCCACTGCGCGCTCGCCCTCATGGGCGAGGGCGATGCCGAGGGCCCCGACGGGACCCTGCGCCCGGCCGGCGAACTGCTCGCCGCCCACGGCATCACCCCCGTCGAACTGCGGGAGAAGGAGGGCCTGGCGCTGCTCAACGGCACGGACGGCATGCTCGGCATGCTCGTGCTGGCGCTCGCCGACCTGGACCGCCTCTACACCTGCGCCGACATCACCGCCGCTCTCACGCTGGAGGCGCTGCTCGGCTCGAAGGGCGTCCTCGCCCCCGAACTGCACGCCATCCGGCCCCACCCCGGGCAGGCCGCGAGCGCCGCGAACATGCTGCGGGTCCTCGCGGGTTCCGGGCTGACCGGGCACTTCCAGGAGGACGAGGCGCCGCGCGTCCAGGACGCCTACTCGGTGCGCTGCGCTCCGCAGGTCGCGGGCGCGGGGCGGGACACCCTCGCGTACGCCCGCACGGTCGCGGAGCGCGAGCTGGCCGCCGCCGTCGACAACCCGGTGGTGATCTGGGGCGAGCCCGGCACGGAGTCCGGGGGCGGACGCGTCGAGTCGAACGGCAACTTCCACGGCGCGCCCGTCGCGTACGTCCTGGACTTCCTCGCCATCGCCGCCGCCGACCTCGGCTCCATCGCCGAGCGGCGCACCGACCGGCTGCTCGACAAGAACCGTTCGCACGGCCTGCCCGCGTTCCTCGCCGACGACCCGGGCGTGGACTCCGGGCTGATGATCGCCCAGTACACGCAGGCCGCTCTGGTCAGCGAGATGAAGCGACTCGCGAACCCGGCCTCGGTGGACTCGATCCCCTCCTCCGCGATGCAGGAGGACCACGTCTCCATGGGCTGGTCCGCGGCGCGCAAGCTGCGCACCACCGTGGACAACCTGACCCGCATCGTCGCGGTCGAGCTGTACGCGGCGACGCGGGCGCTCGAACTGCGCACCGGCCCCGCGACAGGGCTCACCGCGGCGCCCGCGTCGCGTGCGGCGATCGACGCCCTGCGCGCCGCCGGGTCGCAGGGCGCGGGCCCGGACCGCTTCCTCGCGCCGGACCTGGCCGCCGCCGACGCCTTCGTACGGTCGGGGGCACTGGTGAGCGCTGTGGAGCCGCACACGGGCCCCCTGGTGTGA
- a CDS encoding enoyl-CoA hydratase/isomerase family protein, producing MGEDTARAEQAPQAAGAGEAAGSGRPAQSGQAGERRYGAFVAVRRHGDGGHVAELVLDRPEAMNAVSTEMAASLAAACDALAADRSVRVAVVTSSHPRAFCVGADLKERNGFSDADLMRQRPVARAAYTGVLELPMPTVAAVHGYALGGGFELALSCDLIVADATAVVGLPEVSVGVIPGGGGTQLLPRRVGAARAAELVFTARRVEAGEARELGLVDVLAARGGDRDEALSLAGRIAANSPVGLRAAKRALRLGHGLDLRTGLDVEDGAWRSVAFSGDRAEGVAAFNEKRRPQWPGE from the coding sequence ATGGGCGAGGACACCGCGCGAGCGGAGCAGGCACCGCAGGCCGCAGGAGCCGGGGAGGCCGCGGGGAGCGGCCGGCCCGCCCAGAGCGGTCAGGCCGGGGAGCGGCGCTACGGGGCGTTCGTCGCCGTACGACGGCACGGCGACGGCGGGCACGTCGCCGAGCTGGTGCTGGACCGCCCCGAGGCCATGAACGCGGTCTCCACCGAGATGGCCGCCTCCCTGGCCGCCGCCTGCGACGCGCTGGCCGCCGACCGCTCCGTGCGGGTCGCCGTGGTCACGTCCAGCCATCCGCGTGCCTTCTGCGTGGGCGCCGATCTGAAGGAACGCAACGGATTCAGCGACGCGGACCTGATGCGCCAGCGTCCGGTGGCGCGTGCGGCGTACACCGGGGTGCTGGAGCTGCCCATGCCGACTGTCGCCGCCGTGCACGGCTACGCGCTGGGCGGCGGGTTCGAGCTGGCGCTGTCCTGCGATCTGATCGTCGCGGACGCGACGGCCGTGGTCGGGCTGCCCGAGGTGTCCGTCGGGGTGATCCCCGGCGGGGGCGGTACGCAGTTGCTCCCGCGCCGGGTGGGCGCGGCCCGCGCCGCCGAACTGGTCTTCACGGCCCGCCGGGTCGAGGCGGGGGAGGCGCGCGAGCTGGGGCTCGTGGACGTCCTGGCGGCTCGGGGCGGCGACCGGGACGAGGCGCTCTCGCTGGCGGGCCGGATCGCGGCGAACTCCCCGGTCGGGCTGCGGGCGGCGAAGCGGGCCCTGCGGCTCGGGCACGGGCTCGACCTGCGGACGGGGCTGGACGTCGAGGACGGCGCCTGGCGGTCCGTGGCGTTCTCCGGGGACCGGGCGGAGGGCGTGGCCGCGTTCAACGAGAAGCGCAGGCCCCAGTGGCCGGGGGAGTGA
- a CDS encoding DUF1345 domain-containing protein yields the protein MSTWLPYSAVPRLAGAAVAGAVVGVVAGFLSEVPLGVISGIAAAETLFVVAGWIVLWPMDAAATHRNVRREDFRPVVEELAVVAAAVCALLGIVMLIVLGHADTGHIGAATALEGVFMAWAALHLMYATRYAYLYYQPPEGGIDFNSGDRPRYSDFLYFGYNLGMTYQVSDTGVSSSTIRAVVLRHCLLSYVFGASILATSINLVAGIVTG from the coding sequence ATGTCCACCTGGCTGCCGTACTCCGCGGTTCCCCGGCTCGCCGGAGCCGCGGTCGCCGGCGCGGTGGTCGGTGTCGTCGCCGGGTTCCTCTCGGAGGTGCCGCTGGGCGTCATCTCCGGGATCGCGGCGGCGGAGACCCTCTTCGTCGTGGCGGGCTGGATCGTGTTGTGGCCGATGGATGCCGCCGCCACCCACCGCAACGTCCGACGCGAGGACTTCCGGCCCGTCGTCGAGGAGCTGGCGGTGGTGGCGGCCGCCGTGTGCGCACTGCTGGGCATCGTGATGCTGATCGTGCTCGGCCACGCGGACACCGGGCATATCGGGGCCGCGACGGCGCTCGAAGGCGTCTTCATGGCCTGGGCGGCACTGCATCTGATGTACGCCACCCGCTACGCGTACCTCTACTACCAGCCGCCCGAGGGCGGGATCGACTTCAACTCCGGCGACCGGCCCAGGTACAGCGACTTCCTCTACTTCGGCTACAACCTCGGAATGACCTATCAGGTCTCCGACACCGGCGTCTCCAGCTCCACGATCCGCGCGGTGGTGCTGCGGCACTGTCTCCTGTCGTACGTCTTCGGCGCCAGCATCCTGGCCACCAGCATCAACCTCGTGGCGGGCATCGTCACGGGCTGA
- a CDS encoding adenylate/guanylate cyclase domain-containing protein: MTVDDTNSGADDPQPPPDAAAADQPTPQESQDGSADRPRDPAGDVPDASPDASERAEGADRSERPEPPAGGDQHTTHHLVEHTAEPTDNPLAIRLEHLILGAERQYTPFQAARTAGVSMDLASRFWRAMGFADIGQAKALTEADVLALRRLAGLVEAGLLSEPMAVQVARSTGQTTARLAEWQIDSFLEGLTEPPEPGMTRTEVTYPLVELLLPELEEFLVYVWRRQLAAATGRVVQAGDDEEMVDRRLCVGFADLVGFTRLTRRLEEEELGELVEAFETTSADLVAAHGGRLIKTLGDEVLFAADDAGIAAEIALRLIETMAHDETMPALRVGIAFGTVTTRMGDVFGTTVNLASRLTSIAPRDTVLVDGAFAEELIRTGEAPASEALAAEAKAGAEKEGAAPPSYRFALQPMWQRPVRGLGVVEPWLLSRRTTG, from the coding sequence GTGACCGTCGACGACACGAATTCCGGCGCGGACGACCCGCAGCCCCCGCCGGACGCCGCCGCCGCTGACCAGCCGACCCCGCAGGAGTCCCAGGACGGGTCGGCCGACCGCCCCCGGGATCCCGCCGGGGACGTCCCTGACGCGAGCCCGGACGCGTCGGAGCGGGCCGAGGGGGCGGACCGCTCCGAGCGGCCGGAACCCCCGGCGGGCGGCGACCAGCACACCACGCACCATCTGGTGGAGCACACGGCCGAGCCGACCGACAACCCCCTCGCCATCCGCCTGGAACACCTCATCCTCGGCGCCGAGCGCCAGTACACGCCCTTCCAGGCCGCCCGTACGGCCGGTGTCTCCATGGACCTCGCCTCGCGCTTCTGGCGCGCGATGGGCTTCGCGGACATCGGCCAGGCCAAGGCGCTCACCGAGGCCGACGTGCTGGCCCTGCGGCGCCTCGCGGGCCTCGTCGAGGCGGGCCTGCTGAGCGAACCGATGGCGGTGCAGGTCGCCCGGTCCACCGGGCAGACCACCGCGCGCCTCGCGGAGTGGCAGATCGACTCGTTCCTTGAGGGGCTGACCGAGCCGCCGGAGCCGGGGATGACCCGCACCGAGGTCACGTACCCGCTGGTCGAGCTGTTGCTGCCGGAGCTGGAGGAGTTCCTGGTCTACGTGTGGCGGCGCCAGCTGGCCGCCGCGACCGGGCGCGTCGTCCAGGCCGGCGACGACGAGGAGATGGTCGACCGGCGGCTGTGCGTCGGCTTCGCCGACCTGGTCGGCTTCACCCGGCTGACGAGACGGCTGGAGGAGGAAGAACTGGGCGAGCTGGTCGAGGCGTTCGAGACGACCTCGGCCGACCTGGTCGCCGCGCACGGCGGACGCCTGATCAAGACCCTCGGCGACGAGGTGCTGTTCGCGGCGGACGACGCCGGTATCGCCGCCGAGATCGCGCTCCGGCTCATCGAGACGATGGCCCACGACGAGACCATGCCGGCGCTGCGGGTGGGCATCGCCTTCGGCACCGTCACCACGCGCATGGGCGACGTCTTCGGCACGACGGTCAACCTGGCCAGCCGCCTGACGTCGATAGCGCCCCGGGACACCGTCCTGGTCGACGGCGCGTTCGCCGAGGAACTGATCCGCACCGGCGAGGCGCCCGCGTCCGAGGCGCTGGCGGCGGAGGCGAAGGCCGGGGCCGAGAAGGAGGGCGCCGCGCCGCCCTCGTACCGCTTCGCGCTCCAGCCGATGTGGCAGCGGCCGGTGCGCGGGCTCGGCGTGGTGGAGCCCTGGCTGCTCTCCCGGCGCACGACCGGCTAG
- a CDS encoding biotin--[acetyl-CoA-carboxylase] ligase, whose translation MTEPNTPGSRWSDLDRPPLGAAGLRRTLIRPGSLWTALDVVDTTGSTNSDLAARAGGTGGGPAEGAVLVAEEQTAGRGRLDRSWTAPARSGLFFSVLLRPGDDVPVERWGWLPLLTGVAVATGLARAAGVDTSLKWPNDLLVVVDGEERKAGGILAERVGEHAVVIGIGLNVTLRADELPVPMAGSLALAHAVSVDRETLLRAVLRSIEQWYGDWRAAGGDPVASRLQEAYTAGCATLGRTVRAELPGDRELIGEAVAIDGDGRLVLATGTGVREPVAAGDIVHLRSAETD comes from the coding sequence ATGACGGAGCCGAACACCCCAGGAAGCCGCTGGTCCGACCTCGACCGCCCACCGCTGGGCGCGGCCGGGCTGCGGCGGACGCTGATCAGGCCGGGGAGCCTGTGGACCGCACTGGACGTGGTCGACACCACCGGATCGACCAACTCGGACCTGGCGGCCCGGGCCGGCGGCACCGGCGGCGGGCCCGCCGAGGGCGCGGTGCTGGTCGCCGAGGAGCAGACGGCGGGGCGCGGCCGGCTCGACCGCAGCTGGACGGCGCCCGCACGCTCCGGCCTGTTCTTCTCCGTGCTGCTGCGGCCCGGGGACGACGTACCGGTCGAGCGCTGGGGGTGGCTGCCGTTGCTGACGGGCGTCGCCGTCGCCACGGGCCTCGCACGTGCCGCCGGCGTGGACACGTCCCTCAAATGGCCCAACGACCTGCTGGTCGTCGTGGACGGGGAGGAACGCAAGGCCGGCGGCATCCTCGCCGAGCGCGTGGGCGAGCACGCCGTCGTCATCGGCATCGGCCTCAACGTGACGCTGCGTGCCGACGAGCTGCCGGTGCCCATGGCGGGCTCGCTCGCCCTCGCCCACGCCGTCTCGGTGGACCGGGAGACCCTGCTGCGGGCGGTGCTGCGCTCCATCGAGCAGTGGTACGGGGACTGGCGCGCGGCCGGCGGCGACCCCGTGGCCTCCCGGCTCCAGGAGGCGTACACGGCGGGGTGCGCGACCCTCGGCCGCACGGTCAGGGCGGAGCTCCCCGGTGACCGGGAGCTGATCGGCGAGGCCGTCGCGATCGACGGGGACGGGCGGCTGGTACTGGCGACCGGGACAGGCGTACGGGAGCCGGTCGCGGCGGGCGACATCGTGCACCTGCGGTCGGCGGAGACGGACTGA